The following nucleotide sequence is from Gemmatimonadota bacterium.
CAAATGCGGCCCTGTCACCCGATCAAATCCAGAATCAGGTCTATGAGAATGCAGAAATATGCTTGCTTCAACTCGAAATCCCGCTTGAAACCGTCGTCCATGCCGCATCTTTATCGACAAAAAACAAGACCCGCGTCGTACTCAATCCAGCGCCGGCAGCAGACCTGCCAGAAGAAATCTGGCCTCACCTGTTTCTCATTACGCCCAATCAAACTGAGACCGAACACCTCACGGGGATCCCTCCCAATAGCCCGAAAAATATCGCAAAAGCAGCCGAAAAACTCCTCCAAAAAGGCGCTCAAAACGCGATCATCACTCTGGGAGCGCAGGGCGCATTTTTGGCGACACCAGACCAAACCTTGCACATACCCGCTTTTAAATCTACACCAATAGATACCACCGGTGCTGGCGATGCCTTCAATGGTGCGCTGTCCTGCGCCTTAAGCGAAAACCAAGCCCTTGAAACCGCCATTCGCTTTGCATGCGCCGCAGGCGCTCTAACCGTTAGTAAAGCTGGTGCTCAACCCGCGATCCCCTCCAGAGATCAAATCGACGCGGTGTTGGCGAATCCCCCTTGACGACAGCCCCGGCTTGTCCTATATTCCTATTCCCTTTCCCAGACTCCCTCCCCTTCTCTCCCTGATGCCATCCCGTATCAGAAAGGAAATCTAATGGGTTTGAGGAAGGCGAATGCGATCAGGCTCGATTTCGATGACCTCGTCAAAGAACTCGACGATTTCGAGCAAGACATTAAAACCCTTCAGGAACGCATAGACCAACTCATCACCAACGCTCGAGAAAAACCGATCGGGGCCGTTGCCAGAGAAGGCGATATGAGCACAACCTGAACACACAACAAAACAGGCGGGTATTCTTCCCGCCTGTTATTTTTTTCGATGTTCTACACCATTATTTTTGCCACTGTCCTCATCATTGTCATAGTGGCAAAATACCTCTACAAACCCGTTGAACGCTGTCCCGAATGCAACACCCCGCGCGAGTCCGATCATCCGATATGCCCGTGCGGCTATGTTTTTGAATTTCCCGATGATGACGATCCCCTCGAATACGGCGATCCCGAAGAAAAGCTCGAATAGACGGAGTGATGTACTGTTAGGCCGAGATGGGAAAAAACTGTCTATAGAACGCCTTACAGGGCCTTTCAGGGGATTTGCCAGGGTTGTGGGTGCAAAAAACAGGGCGCGTGTGGTGAATGTCCATATCTTGAACACAACCAAATCAACTGATCTACTTTTTGATCAAGAGATGTCAAACGTCTTTCGGTTCGTTGTTCGTGTTCATTCA
It contains:
- the rbsK gene encoding ribokinase — translated: MPHVLVIGSSNTDLVIRANKLPSPGETVLGGAFFTAAGGKGANQAVAAARAGAQVTFIARLGCDDFGAQALSAFQREMIDTQWIVSDPHLPSGVAFILVDDRGENSIAVASGANAALSPDQIQNQVYENAEICLLQLEIPLETVVHAASLSTKNKTRVVLNPAPAADLPEEIWPHLFLITPNQTETEHLTGIPPNSPKNIAKAAEKLLQKGAQNAIITLGAQGAFLATPDQTLHIPAFKSTPIDTTGAGDAFNGALSCALSENQALETAIRFACAAGALTVSKAGAQPAIPSRDQIDAVLANPP